In Haliaeetus albicilla chromosome 2, bHalAlb1.1, whole genome shotgun sequence, a single genomic region encodes these proteins:
- the MYD88 gene encoding myeloid differentiation primary response protein MyD88 encodes MATAPAGPATGRVPSPPDLHAVPMVALNYGVRRRLGLYLNPRAAAAADWTALAEELGCEYLEIRRLEARPDPTAALLEDWQCRCPGGATVGRLLDLLRRLGRHDVLLDLADSVEEDCKKYLQRKQEQADQPLQVPAVDSSVPKTSELMGITTRDDPYGNGTEMFDAFICYCQKDLQFVQEMIRELEQTEFKLKLCVFDRDVLPGTCVWSISGELIERRCRRMVVVISDDYLESDECDFQTKFALSLSPGARLKRLIPVKCKTMKNEFPSILRFITICDYTNPCTKKWFWTRLAKSLMLP; translated from the exons ATGGCCACGGCGCCGGCGGGCCCCGCTACCGGCCGCGTCCCGTCGCCGCCCGACCTCCACGCCGTGCCCATGGTGGCGCTTAACTACGGCGTGCGGCGCCGCCTCGGCCTCTACCTCAacccgcgggcggcggcggccgccgacTGGACGGCGCTGGCGGAGGAGCTGGGCTGCGAGTACCTGGAGATCCGGCGGCTGGAGGCGAGGCCCGACCCCACCGCCGCCCTGCTGGAGGACTGGCAGTGCCGCTGCCCCGGCGGCGCCACCGTCGGCCGCCTCCTCGACCTCCTGCGCCGCCTGGGCCGCCACGACGTCCTCCTCGACCTGGCCGACAGCGTGG AGGAAGACTGTAAGAAATACTTACAaaggaagcaggagcaggccgaCCAGCCACTTCAAGTGCCAGCAGTAGACAGCAGCGTGCCAAAGACATCAGAACTGATGGGCATCACCACCAGGGATGATCCGTACG GGAATGGAACGGAGATGTTTGATGCCTTTATCTGCTACTGTCAGAAAGACCTTCAGTTTGTCCAGGAGATGATCAGGGAGCTGGAACAAACAGAGTTCAAATTGAAGCTCTGTGTATTTGATCGGGATGTCTTGCCAGGAACGTGTGTGTGGTCCATCAGTGGAGAACTTATAGAAAGGAG GTGTCGGAGGATGGTGGTCGTCATTTCAGATGATTACCTGGAAAGCGATGAATGTGATTTTCAGACCAAATTTGCTCTTAGTCTTTCTCCAG GTGCCCGTCTCAAACGGCTGATTCCAGTCAAGTGCAAAACCATGAAGAACGAGTTTCCAAGTATCTTACGGTTCATTACAATTTGTGATTACACCAATCCTTGCACCAAAAAATGGTTCTGGACGAGACTGGCAAAATCCCTCATGCTGCCGTGA